In the Leptolyngbya sp. SIO1E4 genome, one interval contains:
- a CDS encoding acetamidase/formamidase family protein, producing the protein MAENRKMRGLKTWPSLFIATLVLCLMASFLSVGMPPVSAAVPPIENTMPTSCGSRATSPRHYEVAASPETVHWGYYSKNLAPVIAINSQDYVTLETITHHAGDDYDRMIAGDPAVEDIYSWTAEGKIVSDRGPGVHILTGPVYVCGAEPGDLLEVRVVDLKLRPSGMDPTKTYGSNASAWWGFQYDNYKEDPKPREVITLYEMDATGEKPWAEAVYRYQWTPQTTPDGQAHETIDYPGILVDHDTVTEIEDTLAGVKIPLRLHLGSMGVVPSEADVVDSIPPGYFGGNIDNRNIGVGTSLYLPVAVPGALFSGGDAHASQGDSELDGTAIETSITGVFQFVLHKQTDLAGTILEGVNYPLLETPDSWIVHGFTYPNYLEALGEDAQEEIYTVSSLDPALKDSSAKARDFLMNGMNLTEDEAFSLITVGTDFAITQVVDGNWGVHGIIPKGIFAEETVKPMPAAS; encoded by the coding sequence ATGGCTGAAAATCGTAAAATGCGTGGGCTGAAGACTTGGCCGTCTTTGTTTATTGCCACGCTTGTTCTCTGTTTGATGGCGAGTTTTCTTTCCGTTGGCATGCCCCCGGTGAGTGCGGCAGTGCCTCCTATTGAAAATACGATGCCAACTAGCTGTGGCAGTCGCGCCACCAGTCCTCGCCACTACGAAGTGGCTGCCAGCCCTGAAACGGTGCACTGGGGCTACTACAGCAAAAATCTGGCGCCGGTGATTGCCATTAATTCCCAAGACTACGTCACCCTTGAAACCATTACTCACCACGCGGGGGATGACTACGATCGCATGATTGCCGGCGACCCCGCCGTCGAAGACATTTACAGCTGGACGGCTGAGGGCAAAATCGTCAGCGATCGCGGTCCTGGCGTACACATTCTCACGGGTCCCGTCTATGTCTGCGGTGCGGAACCCGGCGATCTGCTAGAGGTGCGCGTTGTCGATCTGAAGTTGCGTCCCAGCGGCATGGATCCGACCAAAACCTATGGCTCTAACGCTTCGGCTTGGTGGGGCTTTCAGTACGACAACTACAAAGAAGACCCCAAACCGCGCGAGGTGATTACGCTATATGAAATGGATGCTACGGGTGAGAAACCGTGGGCCGAGGCCGTCTACCGCTACCAGTGGACGCCCCAAACGACCCCCGATGGGCAAGCCCATGAAACGATTGACTATCCTGGCATCCTTGTTGATCACGATACCGTTACCGAGATTGAAGACACCCTGGCAGGGGTCAAAATTCCCCTGCGTCTACACCTTGGCTCTATGGGGGTCGTTCCTAGTGAAGCCGATGTAGTCGATTCCATTCCGCCGGGTTACTTTGGCGGCAACATCGATAACCGCAACATTGGTGTTGGTACCTCTCTGTACCTGCCGGTCGCTGTGCCCGGTGCTCTGTTCTCCGGGGGTGATGCCCACGCTTCTCAAGGCGACTCAGAACTGGATGGCACCGCCATTGAAACCTCGATTACTGGAGTATTCCAATTTGTTCTGCATAAGCAAACCGATCTAGCAGGAACCATTTTGGAGGGCGTCAACTATCCCTTGCTGGAAACCCCTGATTCCTGGATTGTTCACGGCTTTACCTACCCTAACTACCTAGAAGCTTTGGGAGAAGACGCCCAGGAGGAAATTTATACGGTGTCTTCTCTTGATCCGGCGCTCAAGGATAGCTCCGCCAAGGCCCGCGACTTTTTGATGAATGGTATGAACCTGACCGAAGATGAAGCCTTTTCGCTGATTACGGTCGGTACTGACTTTGCAATTACTCAGGTGGTCGATGGCAACTGGGGCGTGCATGGCATCATTCCTAAGGGCATTTTTGCTGAGGAGACTGTGAAGCCTATGCCAGCCGCCAGCTAA
- a CDS encoding DMT family transporter, producing MTLSTVPVATRYILLSALGFAMMSTCVKTVAGYGIPVLEIIAARASVSLLLSYLDVKRKHLSVWGHNHLLLVARGTVGTLALVCIYYAVSTLPLADATVLQYTHPAFTAILALFFLGESVKRSTVICIILSFIGLIVMVRPGASGAMLGLPPLSVMAALIGAFGSAVAYVLVRRLSQTEDSSVIIFYFPLIALPVSLLLLGKNFVFPDFNALLLLLLVGVFTQVGQVGLTKAMAAEKAGKVTSYSYIQVIFSATLGVVFFGELPTLWTLIGGTLIISGALVNALWKV from the coding sequence ATGACTCTGAGCACAGTTCCTGTTGCTACCCGTTACATATTACTGTCGGCATTAGGTTTTGCGATGATGTCGACCTGTGTAAAAACTGTGGCAGGTTATGGCATTCCCGTATTAGAGATTATTGCTGCACGGGCATCAGTATCTTTGTTGCTGAGTTATTTAGATGTAAAGCGTAAGCATCTCTCTGTGTGGGGGCATAATCATCTGCTGCTAGTTGCCAGGGGGACTGTGGGGACGCTGGCGTTGGTCTGTATTTACTATGCCGTCTCCACGCTACCATTAGCGGATGCGACGGTACTCCAGTATACGCATCCTGCCTTTACCGCTATTCTGGCGCTGTTTTTTCTGGGTGAGTCAGTGAAGCGCTCAACGGTGATCTGTATCATCCTAAGTTTTATTGGCTTGATAGTCATGGTGCGACCTGGAGCCAGTGGCGCTATGTTGGGGCTGCCACCATTAAGCGTAATGGCCGCGCTGATAGGTGCATTTGGTAGCGCAGTGGCATATGTGCTTGTGCGACGTCTAAGTCAGACGGAAGACAGCTCAGTTATTATTTTTTATTTTCCACTTATTGCACTTCCAGTTTCACTGCTTTTACTTGGCAAAAACTTTGTTTTTCCAGACTTCAACGCGCTTTTATTATTGCTGTTGGTTGGTGTGTTTACCCAGGTAGGGCAAGTTGGACTAACCAAAGCGATGGCAGCAGAAAAAGCTGGTAAAGTAACATCCTATTCCTATATACAGGTTATTTTTTCCGCCACCCTTGGCGTTGTCTTTTTTGGTGAATTGCCGACTCTGTGGACGTTAATAGGCGGTACGTTGATCATCTCTGGGGCATTGGTCAATGCGCTATGGAAGGTTTAG
- a CDS encoding YdiU family protein, which translates to MSYPSQPSAEPCVTTFDEFVRLADYSLMDTLNADPDATVEGDDHRARQVFSGHFVPVTPTPLADPEYVTHSSTFFKELGLSDELAFNKQFRQVFSGDLSAAHEPMRPVGWATGYALSIYGTEYIQNCPFGTGNGYGDGRAISVFEGIINGQRWEMQLKGGGPTPYCRGADGRAVLRSSVREFLAQDYMQALGVPTSRSLTLYVSRSETVTRPWYSQDTCSTEPDVLMDDPVAISTRVAPSFLRVGQLELFARRDRSNAHPNASEELRMIVSHLIEREYKSDINQTLGFADQLVELAKLFRQRLTSLVANWLRVGYCQGNFNSDNCAAGGFTLDYGPFGFCEIFDPWFQPWTGGGDHFAFINQPRAAEANYYMFWKAVRLLLAEDADALEQFDQVGRGFSEAMQQQVQKMWAAKLGLTEFNPELFRKLMQLVTHSDVDYTIFFRELSHIPDDVSALKKSFYGKTSQQFDDQWQTWLKSWRDLVINDGPVEISLAEISTKMKQTNPKYTWREWLVVPAYQQAMQGDYTLVKELQAVFSYPYDEQSQDVEDKYYRLRPSAFSDVGGVTHYSCSS; encoded by the coding sequence ATGTCATATCCATCTCAACCATCTGCTGAGCCCTGCGTCACCACATTCGATGAGTTTGTGCGATTGGCGGATTATTCGCTGATGGATACCTTAAATGCCGATCCTGACGCCACGGTCGAGGGTGATGATCACCGTGCCCGCCAGGTTTTTTCGGGTCATTTCGTACCGGTGACCCCCACGCCGCTTGCAGATCCCGAATATGTAACCCATAGCAGCACTTTTTTTAAGGAACTTGGGTTGAGCGACGAGCTGGCGTTTAATAAACAATTTCGCCAGGTATTTTCTGGTGATCTCTCTGCTGCCCATGAACCGATGCGACCGGTTGGCTGGGCGACGGGTTATGCCCTGTCGATTTATGGCACCGAATATATCCAAAATTGTCCATTCGGTACAGGTAATGGTTATGGCGATGGTCGGGCGATATCTGTATTTGAGGGAATCATCAATGGCCAGCGCTGGGAAATGCAATTGAAAGGGGGTGGCCCAACGCCCTATTGCCGGGGTGCTGACGGGCGCGCCGTCCTCCGTTCAAGTGTGCGTGAGTTTCTAGCGCAAGACTATATGCAGGCGTTAGGTGTGCCCACATCGCGCTCTTTAACCCTGTATGTTTCTAGATCGGAGACCGTTACCCGGCCTTGGTATTCTCAAGACACCTGCTCCACTGAGCCTGATGTTTTAATGGACGATCCTGTCGCCATTTCAACTCGCGTTGCACCCTCCTTTTTGCGCGTTGGTCAGCTAGAGTTATTTGCCCGCCGCGATCGCAGCAATGCCCATCCAAACGCATCAGAAGAGCTGCGCATGATAGTGTCGCATTTAATTGAGCGAGAATACAAAAGCGACATTAATCAAACCCTTGGTTTTGCAGATCAATTGGTTGAGTTGGCTAAGCTATTTCGCCAGCGTCTGACTTCACTGGTGGCCAATTGGCTACGGGTTGGTTATTGCCAGGGTAATTTTAATAGTGACAACTGCGCCGCGGGTGGCTTTACCCTCGACTATGGACCCTTTGGGTTTTGTGAAATTTTTGACCCTTGGTTTCAACCTTGGACTGGCGGCGGCGACCACTTTGCATTCATCAATCAGCCAAGGGCAGCAGAAGCGAATTACTATATGTTTTGGAAAGCGGTGAGACTGTTACTGGCAGAAGATGCTGACGCTTTAGAACAGTTTGACCAAGTAGGCCGTGGTTTTTCAGAAGCCATGCAACAACAAGTCCAAAAAATGTGGGCGGCCAAACTTGGCTTAACTGAATTTAATCCAGAGCTTTTTAGGAAGTTAATGCAGCTAGTGACCCACTCAGATGTGGATTACACCATTTTCTTCCGCGAGTTATCCCACATACCAGACGATGTCTCAGCATTAAAAAAGAGCTTCTATGGTAAAACGTCACAACAATTTGATGACCAATGGCAAACTTGGCTAAAAAGCTGGCGCGACCTCGTTATTAACGACGGCCCAGTTGAGATATCACTGGCTGAGATATCAACAAAAATGAAACAGACTAACCCAAAATACACATGGCGAGAGTGGTTGGTCGTCCCTGCCTATCAACAAGCAATGCAGGGTGACTACACGTTAGTGAAAGAGTTGCAAGCAGTATTTAGCTATCCCTATGATGAGCAATCACAAGACGTAGAAGATAAATACTATCGTCTAAGACCTAGCGCGTTTTCTGACGTGGGTGGCGTGACGCACTATAGTTGCTCATCTTGA
- a CDS encoding NAD(P)-binding domain-containing protein produces MSQPQTNQSCDVVIVGAGAAGIGCGVVLKELGLERFTILERHQVGASFSRWPEEMNFITPSFPSHGFGLLDLNAVTLKTSPAIAFRREHISGKQYALYLQTVADHFELPIQTEVEVQTVEPLPQGGFTLHTSVGEIHTQFVIWAAGEYQYPHLNPFPGAEHCIHNAQIRSWTDLEGDEFLIIGGYESGMDAAANLVALGKKVGVLDRTGAWADPDTDPSVSLSPYTLQRLEFVYRTGRLDMVSDAPIEAVKPIPGGYAVYSEYQKWVTAHPPILCTGFDTSLKQIAPLFDWSEGYAALTPDDESTLTPGLFVSGPSVRHGDLIFCFIYKFRQRFAVIANAIANRLQIDPAPLEEYRQAGLFLDDLSCCSNDCIC; encoded by the coding sequence GTGAGCCAACCCCAAACGAATCAGTCCTGTGACGTTGTGATTGTGGGTGCCGGAGCGGCAGGCATCGGCTGTGGCGTCGTGCTCAAAGAACTGGGGCTAGAGCGCTTCACCATCTTAGAAAGACACCAGGTTGGAGCCTCCTTTAGCCGCTGGCCTGAGGAGATGAACTTTATTACCCCGTCATTTCCCAGCCATGGTTTTGGCCTGCTCGACCTGAATGCCGTGACCTTGAAGACCTCACCTGCGATCGCCTTTCGGCGCGAGCACATCAGCGGCAAGCAGTACGCACTCTACTTGCAGACCGTTGCCGATCACTTTGAGCTGCCGATTCAGACAGAAGTAGAGGTACAAACCGTTGAGCCCTTGCCCCAGGGAGGTTTTACCCTACACACTAGTGTCGGTGAAATCCATACCCAGTTTGTGATTTGGGCTGCCGGGGAATATCAATATCCCCATCTCAATCCCTTCCCAGGGGCAGAGCACTGCATCCACAACGCTCAAATTCGGTCGTGGACGGATCTAGAAGGCGACGAATTCCTCATCATCGGTGGTTACGAAAGCGGCATGGATGCCGCGGCTAATTTAGTGGCCCTGGGAAAGAAAGTCGGTGTGCTCGATCGCACTGGAGCCTGGGCCGATCCGGACACGGATCCCAGCGTATCCCTATCGCCCTACACTCTACAGCGTCTGGAATTTGTCTATCGCACTGGTCGCCTAGACATGGTAAGTGACGCGCCTATCGAAGCGGTCAAACCTATCCCCGGCGGCTACGCGGTCTACAGCGAATACCAGAAGTGGGTCACGGCCCATCCCCCGATTCTCTGCACCGGTTTCGACACCAGCTTGAAACAAATTGCGCCCCTGTTCGACTGGTCTGAGGGCTATGCCGCACTGACGCCAGACGACGAATCTACCCTCACCCCAGGTCTCTTTGTGAGCGGTCCCTCCGTACGCCATGGCGACCTGATTTTTTGCTTCATCTATAAATTTCGTCAGCGCTTTGCCGTCATCGCCAATGCGATCGCAAACCGCCTTCAAATCGATCCCGCCCCATTGGAAGAATACCGCCAGGCCGGACTCTTCCTCGATGACCTCTCCTGCTGCAGCAACGACTGCATTTGCTAG